Genomic segment of Desulfuromonadaceae bacterium:
TCCAGATCTTTATTGGTCGCGGCAACAATACGAACATTGCACGTTATGACGCGTGAACCGCCAACCCGTTCAAACTCTTGCTCCTGAATCACCCGTAACAGCTTGACTTGTGCCGCAAGACTCATCTCCCCGACTTCATCAATAAAAAGCGTCCCCTCATCAGCCAGCTCGAAGCGTCCCTTTTTAGCATTTAATGCCCCGGTAAAAGCCCCTTTTTCATGGCCGAACAACTCGCTCTCAAGTAAATTCTCCGGCAGTGCGGCACAGTTTAAAACAATAAAGGGACGTTCATGGCGCGGAGAGTTGAAATGGACGGAACGGGCGACCAGTTCCTTTCCGGTGCCACTTTCTCCGGTAATCAGAACGTTGGCATTCGATGCTGCAACCGATGATGCCATTTCGAAAACAGCGCGCATAAGTGGTGATGAGCCGATGATTCCGGCGTAGCGGTAACGTCCCTCCAGCTCTTCGTGCAGATAACGATTCTCAGCCAGCAGTCGCACCCGTTCCAGCGCACGCGCGGCTGCGTGACGGATATCGTCATTTTCAAATGGCTTGGTGATATAATCGTAGGCACCGGCGCGCAGTGCCTGAACCGCACTTTCAACCGATCCGTATGCGGTGATCACCACAATCGGCAACGCCGGGTTGTAATCGCGCACCTCCCGGATCAACGCCAGACCGTCCATCCCCGGCATCTGAATATCAGTGATCACCAGATCATAATCATCGCGTTCCAGTCGTACCAGAGCATCTCTACCGGAGGTTGCCGTATGACAGAGGTAGCCCTCTTTTTCGAGGACCCGGCGCAGTAGCCGACACATGCGTTCTTCGTCGTCAACAATCAGAATTTTTTCTTGAGACATGGATATTTTTATTTCCTGGAGGCATGAACAACCAGATTACGGCCCTGACTTTTTGCCTGATACATCAGATCATCAACGACTTTCAGCAGCGTTTCACAACTTGTCCCGTTACGGGGGTAACTGGCAACACCAATACTGACGGTTACCGGCATGTCGGTGACAGCACTGATTGAAGCAACGGCATTTTCTTCGATAATGCGACGGATTCTTTCAGCGACCGGACGGGCCGAGGCCAGATCGGTTTCGGGGAGCAGGGCAATAAATTCCTCTCCCCCGTAGCGGAAAGACAAATCAACTTCACGTACCGTATCACGGATCAGCCGCGCAACCTGTATCAATACTTCATCGCCTACCGGATGACCATATTTATCATTGAAAAGTTTAAATCGATCGACATCAATCATCAGCAGCGACAGAGGCACGCGGAAACGTTTTGAGCGGGACATTTCCCGGTCAAAGAGTTCGACAAACTGGCGATGGTTATATAGCCCGGTCAGACCGTCCGTACTGGCCTGCAAGCGCATCTGTTCGTGCATCCGGGCATTATCGATACTCATCGTTGCAAACGAAGACAGAACAGATAGCATGTGCAATTTATTTTCAGCAAACTTACGGGGAACAAAATCATCCAGATACAGGATACCGATGATTGAATCCTGAATCTTCAAAGGGATGGCAATCAGCGAACGAATCCCCTCATTCAGGGCCAGAGGGTTGTTGAAATATGGTGCATCATGCGTGTCATTAATGACAAAGATTTTGCCATCATTGAGAATCGTATGGGTCAGCCCGCCTGGCTTGACTCGCCAATGCGATTTCGAAATAAATTTGTCGGTGAACCCAAAGTGGACCTGGATGTCCACCTCATTACGAAGCCGATCATACAGGGCAATACTGCCGGCCGGAACATCGATCAGACTCATCGCACTGAAAAGAATATTCTGCAACACCTCGCCCAGGTCAAGTGACGACACAACAACCTGAGCGACACTCAGAATACTCTTGATATTCTTCAGCTCTTCTTCCAGCTCATGGTGACTTTGCAGTTGCGATGACATAGATTTTTCATCCAGGACCGGTTTTTGTGATTCACATCAAGTAAAGCTAACCTAATCTATTTATATTGTAAAGCGCATTAACTTTTCGCCCCCATTTTTCATATTTTTGCGCAAGTGACATATCAGCGACAGAAAAAAAGTTCCTGCACTTCCGGACGGTTATGATTTGTGCTGAAAATATTCAAAAAATACTCTTTGACATTGGCCAGATGTTGTGGTTTAAATTCAACCCTATACAGTATGTAGTTGTAATTCCCTTCTTTACGCAACATTTCATTTAAAGGGTCACCACATGTCCAGAAAAACCCCGCTGCACTTGTCGAAAAATGCCGTTACCGTATTGAACCGCCGTTACCTGAAGCGTGATAAAGACGGAATCATTCTTGAAAAACCGGAAGATATGTTCCGCCGTGTCGCGGACTTTATTGCCAGTGCCGAAGAAAAACTTGGGTCAAACGTTGCCCCCGAAGAACTGGCTGATGAGTTCTATCGGATGATCACCTCGTTGGAATTCATGCCGAATTCACCGACGCTGATGAACGCAGGGCGTGAGCTCGGTCAACTGTCCGCCTGTTTCGTGCTCCCGGTGGGTGACTCGATGGAGGAAATTTTCGAAGCGATTAAACAGACCGCTCTGATTCATAAAAGTGGTGGTGGCACCGGGTTTTCCTTCTCGCGCATCCGCCCTTCAAACGATGTGGTCCTTTCGACCAAAGGGGTCTCAAGTGGTCCGCTCTCTTTTATGCAGGTGTTCGACGCCGCTACTGAAACAATCAAACAGGGCGGCACCCGGCGCGGCGCCAACATGGGCATTCTTCGCGTTGACCATCCCGACATAATGGATTTCATTATGTGCAAGCGGGATCAAACCAAACTGAATAATTTTAATATTTCCGTCGGCATGACTGAAGGGTTCATGGAGGCGGTTGAAAACGATACGGAGTATGAAATTATCAACCCGCGTGACGGTGAAGTTCTCGGGACCAAATCTGCGCGCAAAGTATTCGATCACATTGTGGATATGGCCTGGA
This window contains:
- a CDS encoding sigma-54 dependent transcriptional regulator → MSQEKILIVDDEERMCRLLRRVLEKEGYLCHTATSGRDALVRLERDDYDLVITDIQMPGMDGLALIREVRDYNPALPIVVITAYGSVESAVQALRAGAYDYITKPFENDDIRHAAARALERVRLLAENRYLHEELEGRYRYAGIIGSSPLMRAVFEMASSVAASNANVLITGESGTGKELVARSVHFNSPRHERPFIVLNCAALPENLLESELFGHEKGAFTGALNAKKGRFELADEGTLFIDEVGEMSLAAQVKLLRVIQEQEFERVGGSRVITCNVRIVAATNKDLDTEVKAGRFREDLYYRLNVVNIHLPSLRERREDIEPLAKHFLDKFNREMGKKIESIAPRALSCLLAYEWPGNVRELQNALERAVVLAKGNIITPRDLPGGVQSESQICLEVPEHGSNLTDILEDLERQLIIQTLRREDGSQTRTADALGIKRTTLRYKMEKYGMLD
- a CDS encoding sensor domain-containing diguanylate cyclase; translated protein: MSSQLQSHHELEEELKNIKSILSVAQVVVSSLDLGEVLQNILFSAMSLIDVPAGSIALYDRLRNEVDIQVHFGFTDKFISKSHWRVKPGGLTHTILNDGKIFVINDTHDAPYFNNPLALNEGIRSLIAIPLKIQDSIIGILYLDDFVPRKFAENKLHMLSVLSSFATMSIDNARMHEQMRLQASTDGLTGLYNHRQFVELFDREMSRSKRFRVPLSLLMIDVDRFKLFNDKYGHPVGDEVLIQVARLIRDTVREVDLSFRYGGEEFIALLPETDLASARPVAERIRRIIEENAVASISAVTDMPVTVSIGVASYPRNGTSCETLLKVVDDLMYQAKSQGRNLVVHASRK